aaaatcataaataaaaaattctagGTGACAAATAGAGCCAAGCATCGAAGCCTCTAAAGTCATTCCACCAAGAAAAAGggaagaaaacaaaatagagAAAGGTGATGGAAGAGTGATACTGTTTTGTTTTTGGTGCAGGAAAGAAGGAAGAATTCAAACACAACAAAAAAACAGATCATTAGACGTAAGCTGTTGTCGGGTTGTTGGTAGTATTACTCTCCAGTCTCCACTATCCTGCCTTCCTTCATTTCCACGTGTCTTTTCTTTCATCCTCCTCTGTATCTCCTCCGCCTTGCCACGTCCCCTCCTTTTCTTCCCTATATTACCCTTCTCATCTTCCCATAATTTCATCCCCGCCCCCCCTCCCACACCTTCTCCTTTTAATTCGTTTAGCCTTTTGAGCATAGTAGATATTTTATCGtttgtatttaaaattttattattgcaATAAAGATAAGCTATCGTTGTCCCGACCTTTCAAGGGGTAGCTTTAAATGagtgtattaaaaaaataatgcatgtaTTAACGTTgtgtattattagtatattttttaatttatatataattaatacttGCATTAGATATATACTCTATTATCTATTATGTATTGAGGTGTATATTACTAACATCATGAGTTTTTATGTATTAATAATACAAAGTGTTTCAACATATAGATTAAATTGATTAATGACATAACTATCTCTCAAATCCCTCTCAAAACATTTTTTATTTCCCAAAACTAAATAGTGTATAACAAATAATATCAACATAACTAattaatacaaatattattaatacaatatatttaatattattcttatacaTTTTATCGACGATCCGTACAGCGTTGGTAATTGCTGGGGGAGAAAATTCGTTGGTACTTGGTAGTAACGTAACATGTACTGATATAAAGCATGGCCAATTTGCCaaaaaagtgaaagaaaagagaagtgTCATGATGATCTCTTTTAAATATTGTATAGTAGAGTTCAAATATCATTATCAAGATGCACAGGTTACTCGACAATATATGGGTTTGTAGTCGTCTCAGAAAGAACTAAAGAACCTTCCTTTGCTACTCCAACAGATAAGTCTTAATTTGGCTTATCAAAGCCCCTGCAGATACGTTATTCAAGAAATGGGTGGTGGTTAGATGTTACCCTCCCGTTTTTAATTCTTCTCTCTTCCTCCTTCCTTTTCTTCCAAaaatttcttcttcctttattaACATCTCGTGATTCATCTACCTAGTACATTGACCCTACACCGTTTACCAACATCTTCCATTCTTTTTTAGTTACTCATTATTCGgagtttgatatttatattaaaatttgattaaattaaaatttacatagaaaaattttatatgaaaagcaaggtattttttttaaaaaaataactctatacttaaaatttgaacttgaaatttttcatTAAGAGTGAAAAATTGTTTATTACTCTATCGCAATTCTAGTTGAGTTGATCTTTAAATAAATACAACTTGATCCGGACTTTTTTACTACTAGCTAGTTTGATTAGTACCTCTACCACTTGAATCAATTTGGATAGAATACCAACACTTCAATCATGTGAACTTACGTTGTTTGACTACCCAAATAAGGTAGTAAAAGAATTTAAATGTTTCTTTAATGTAAAATAAAATGTGCAACCAAAATACGTCTCTCATTAATATTTGGATATATAATAATATGTAAAGACTTTTTTTAGAATAACTTTCAATATCTGAAATCTACTAgccaaaataatttaaatttgcaTAACGAATATTTGTATCTAAAGAATAAAGACAACTTTTTTTGGCAGAACCTTTAATATCCGAAACACATTAACCTaactaatttaaatttgtttCAAAGTGAAATCATTAATAGATAAGTGTTCTTTATTGGAAATCTCTTCATTCCTATGGCTTAATTTGAGATATCTGTCTTTGgatgaatttataatttttgattTATATGACTTAATTGAGATATCCATTTTTGAGCATGACTGGATGAACTTATATGTTTTGACTTATAACTTTTAAGTCAAAAGTCATAagtaaaaaattttaatttatgacttttgacttattttattttattttattcaaatactataaaaaatattttaacttaaaataagtcaattcaaataaaCTATTATCCATCTTACTATActtttttcatatctaaacaCAAAAGTTGAAAGCTGGTCTGGCAGTATTGtataatttctaaatatttcatttaacaatattaatttaaaattgattgaatTAATACTAGATAAATACCTCCCAAAATGAGCAAGTTAAATGAGACGAGCTCAAAAATCCAGAGTCCCTATTTGTGTAATTTCAAGGAGCGAATAGGGGTAAAATTGTAAGGAGGAAGTACTTTCCTTATACAACCTGTCACCCATATGTTTACAGGTTGGCAATGCATTGCCCTATGCTGCTATGATGCCAAATAACAAACTCCTAAATTCAAAAGTCACctatttatttttccttttaccAATTCcccattattttatttcttcaataaataaaaatgttgaTGTGGCTTCCTGGTTCATTACTCGAGAGTACAATTTCATTATCACCTCCTATTTATACCTCCCAttctcacatttttttctctCCATTCAGTCTTCTCTAACAAGTCTTCTTCCCTCTCCACTGACTCAAAATAGGATCTACCGAAAATGGGAATTTGCAGTTCCTGTGAATCTACATCTATTGCTACAGCAAAATTGATACTACAAGACGGAAGATTACAAGAGTTTCCTTATCCAGTAAAGGCTTCGTACCTGTTACAAAAAGATCCGTCGATATTCATATGTAATTCCGATGAAATGGATTTCGGCGATGTTGTTTCCGCCATAAGTGCCGATGAAGAGCTTCAACCCGGTCAGCTTTACTTTGCGTTGCCGTTAAGCAATTTGAAACGTAGGCTTAAGGCGGAGGAAATGGCAGCATTAGCCGTGAAGGCTAGTTCTGCATTGAACAACTGTGACGGTGAGAAATACGGTTATCGCCGTAAAGGTTCAGATTTCTTAGTAGAAAAAAAGGGGAAAGGGAGAGATAATAATGATTCCGCGGCGGCGGCGGCGGCGGCGGAATTGAGAAGAGCGAGTAGTACTGGTGGTAGTGGGAGGAGAGGCAAGTTTACGGCGAGATTAACTGCAATACCTGAGTAGAGTTAATTTTTGGGGGAAATCAAACTGTtcactttaattatttttttcatttttgtgaaTATATAGAAAATTAGTTGAGGTTAATATTCCAGATCTGCTCTCTGATTAGTGGGTGGTTCAAAATTCGGCATCTATTCTTTTCCGTTTTTAGAATAATGTTTACTTGTTAGCCAATATGGGGTTGTATCACAATTTTACCTCTAGCTCGATGAGTTGGATTGATAAGCAAATATTGGATTAAAATCCAAATAATATCTCCATCAATTTGCATGATGTATTATCATCAATCACGATCAGTACAGCGTCGATatactttttcttaattaataGTATGAAGGTGTAAAATGTCTACACTAAAACGTTGTTTTAACCGATTTGGAAAATTACTAAGATGTTAATTAGatcaagagaaaataaaaagaaagggtGGCGACTCCACATCACCTACGTACGGTATCTTCTGACTTATCATAGTGACGAGCATTGATTAAAATGAAGAATATTGTTATTCCTCGAGTATTCCAAATGTGTAATTACCAATAAAAATTGTTCTTTCACTATCAGAATTAGAGATTTGAACCGTAAACGATGCTTGATATCGATAAAT
The sequence above is a segment of the Solanum dulcamara chromosome 11, daSolDulc1.2, whole genome shotgun sequence genome. Coding sequences within it:
- the LOC129873433 gene encoding uncharacterized protein LOC129873433, with product MGICSSCESTSIATAKLILQDGRLQEFPYPVKASYLLQKDPSIFICNSDEMDFGDVVSAISADEELQPGQLYFALPLSNLKRRLKAEEMAALAVKASSALNNCDGEKYGYRRKGSDFLVEKKGKGRDNNDSAAAAAAAELRRASSTGGSGRRGKFTARLTAIPE